ACACTGCCAGCACAATTGCTGGCAGTTTTGTGAAAGGTGCCAATGTGTTTGGAAATGCTATTGGCACCGCGGTTGGAATTGCCCCTCTTGCTCACCTAGCCATTTATAAGGTATGTGATTCGTTTGGTTGCTCTGATAGTGGTGTTTTATCTGCTATGGACGCTGCTATTGATGACGGAGTTGATATCCTATCACTTTCCCTTGGTGGAACTACTAACCCCTTTCATAGTGACCCTATTGCACTCGGGGCGTATAGTGCAACACAAAGAGGTATTCTTGTAAGTTGCTCTGCTGGTAATAACGGTCCATTTGAAAGCACGGTTGTAAATGAAGCCCCGTGGATTCTCACAGTAGGAGCGAGCACGCTTGACAGGAAAATTAAGGCCACTCTAAGGCTTGGAAACAAAGAAGAATTCGAGGGCGAATCAGCTTTTCATCCTAAAGTTTCCAATAACAAATTCTTCCCTTTGTTTGATCCTTCAGAGAATGCAACTGATCCTGATTCTGACTCAGATATCCTCTTTTGCGGACCAGGGCTGACTGAGCTCAGCGCTGTTGCAAAAGGGAAAATCGTCTTGTGTGAGGTAGGTGGTGGTTTTAACAGAATTGAAAAAGGGCAAGCTGTTAAGAATGCTGGAGGTGTTGGTATGATTCTCACAAATCGTCCTCAGGACGGTTCCACTAAATCAGCGGATGCTCATGTCCTTCCAGCCTTGGACGTGACATCCTCTGATAGAAATTCAATCACTGACTATATGAAATCAACGAAGAGTCCGGTGGCTAGAATTACGTTCCAAGGAACGATAATTGGAGATAAAAATGCTCCGGTGGTTGCTGCATTTTCTGCTCGTGGACCGAGCACAGCTAGTCCTGGAATCTTGAAGCCTGATATTATTGGTCCTGGTGTCAACATTCTTGCAGCTTGGCATAATTCGGTTGAGaacaaaacaaacacaaaatcGACATTCAACATCATTTCGGGCACCTCAATGTCCTGTCCTCACCTCAGCGGAGTAGCAGCATTGCTGAAAAGCGCTCACCCCAAGTGGTCCCCTTCAGCTATTAAATCAGCAATCATGACAACCGCGGACATAGTCAACCTCAACAACGAATCCTTCCTAAGTGAAACACTCACTCCTGCTAGAATCTTCGCGTATGGAGCAGGACATGTCAATCCATCAAGAGCAAATGATCCAGGACTAGTTTACGATACTCAATTCAAGGACTACTTACCTTATTTATGCGGTTTGAATTACTCAAATCGAGAGGTTGGAAACCTTCTACAACGCAAGGCGAATTGTTCAAAAGTGAAAAGCATCCCTGAAGCACAACTCAATTACCCTTCATTTTCCATCTCACTTGGAGAAAAACCTCAAACATACACAAGAACGGTGACAAATGTTGGAGAGGCAAAATCAACTTATCGCGTGGAGATAGTTTCACCACGAATGGTCTCCGTGGTTGTTAAGCCCTCGATTCTAAAGTTCTCAAAGTTGAATCAGAAGATGACGTACCGTGTGACATTTTCCACAACAACAGAGATTAGAAACATGGAAGTTGTTCATGGATACGTGAAATGGACTAGTAATAAGCACTTTGTAAGAAGTCCAATTGCAGTTGTGCTACAAGAGCCAGAAACACCAGATATTGAttagtttgtttgatttttaataatttgtttcCATGTATAATAAGCCTACATTAATGGTTTGTATCCAAATGAGTTCACAAATCACTCATGTATGGACTAATATTTCTATTTTGATCCTTGTTACTTTTTATTGTACTCTCTTTCATCTATTATATTAACGGAAAATACTTACTCGCACTCAGTATTTATACTGAAATTACAATGAGAATGCATATTACTCAACCATAGTTAAGTGataaaaacttaaatacaagACACAATTAATACAAATCCGCGTCGTGTTAGGCCCATTAAAGGAAGAAGCACTTTCTATCGTAATTTTTTTCGATCACAAAGGTTC
This genomic stretch from Solanum stenotomum isolate F172 chromosome 10, ASM1918654v1, whole genome shotgun sequence harbors:
- the LOC125841459 gene encoding subtilisin-like protease, with translation MKILKFFLVFTILGCLSWPSIQSELKTYIVHVESPESQISTQSLSGDLESWYESFLPNTIASTSASSNEEASRLVYSYRNVMKGFAARLTAEQVKEMEKKPGFIAAWPERILSLHTTHSPSFLGLQQNIGLWKNSNYGKGVIIGVLDTGISPDHPSFSDEGMPPPPAKWKGKCESNFTTKCNNKLIGARTFPQANGSPIDDNGHGTHTASTIAGSFVKGANVFGNAIGTAVGIAPLAHLAIYKVCDSFGCSDSGVLSAMDAAIDDGVDILSLSLGGTTNPFHSDPIALGAYSATQRGILVSCSAGNNGPFESTVVNEAPWILTVGASTLDRKIKATLRLGNKEEFEGESAFHPKVSNNKFFPLFDPSENATDPDSDSDILFCGPGLTELSAVAKGKIVLCEVGGGFNRIEKGQAVKNAGGVGMILTNRPQDGSTKSADAHVLPALDVTSSDRNSITDYMKSTKSPVARITFQGTIIGDKNAPVVAAFSARGPSTASPGILKPDIIGPGVNILAAWHNSVENKTNTKSTFNIISGTSMSCPHLSGVAALLKSAHPKWSPSAIKSAIMTTADIVNLNNESFLSETLTPARIFAYGAGHVNPSRANDPGLVYDTQFKDYLPYLCGLNYSNREVGNLLQRKANCSKVKSIPEAQLNYPSFSISLGEKPQTYTRTVTNVGEAKSTYRVEIVSPRMVSVVVKPSILKFSKLNQKMTYRVTFSTTTEIRNMEVVHGYVKWTSNKHFVRSPIAVVLQEPETPDID